A genome region from Meleagris gallopavo isolate NT-WF06-2002-E0010 breed Aviagen turkey brand Nicholas breeding stock chromosome 7, Turkey_5.1, whole genome shotgun sequence includes the following:
- the EN1 gene encoding homeobox protein engrailed-1: VVLPAGPRTRKLKKKKTEKEDKRPRTAFTAEQLQRLKAEFQANRYITEQRRQSLAQELSLNESQIKIWFQNKRAKIKKATGIKNGLALHLMAQGLYNHSTTTVQDKEESE; this comes from the coding sequence GTTGTCCTGCCCGCAGGACCCCGCACCAGGAagctgaagaagaagaagacGGAGAAGGAGGACAAACGGCCACGCACCGCCTTCACGGCCGAGCAGCTGCAGCGGCTGAAGGCGGAGTTCCAAGCGAACCGCTACATCACGGAGCAGCGGCGGCAGAGCCTGGCCCAGGAGCTGAGCCTCAACGAGTCCCAGATCAAGATCTGGTTCCAGAACAAGCGGGCCAAGATCAAGAAGGCGACGGGCATCAAGAACGGGCTGGCACTGCACCTCATGGCCCAGGGACTGTACAACCATTCCACCACCACGGTGCAGGACAAAGAGGAGAGCGAGTGA